TTGGGGCTGCGCACGATCTGACCCTTGCGCAAATACCCGATTTTGATCTCGCCGCCGCCCTCACAACGGCCCTGTCATCCCGAGCCTTTAAAGAAACCCCGTAAGGAATTGATATGAAACCGCTTATATCCCTGCATGATGCAGTTTTCACCAGACTCGAACAGGCCAACTGGTTGTTGCCAACGCTCGCAAGGTTCCTTTTTGCGGCGGTTCTGCTGGTCTACTTCCTCAATTCGGGTCTCACCAAAATCGGCGATGGCCTGTCTGGCCTATGGACACCTTCCGTCGGTGCCTATGCGCAGATCTTCCCCCGTGTGCTCGAAGAAGCCGGCTATGACACTGATGCACTTGGTCTTTTTCATCGTTTGGTCGTGCTCGCAGGAACATGGGCAGAGTTCATTTTGCCAGCCCTTATCGTTGTTGGCTTGCTGACCCGCCTCGCCGCGCTGGGGATGATCGGTTTCATCGCTGTCCAATCGCTGACCGACATCTATGGCCATGGCCAAGACAGCGCGTTGGGCGCGTGGTTCGACCGTTTCCCGGATGCGGTCATCATGGACCAGAGGGCGTTGTGGGTTCTCTTGCTGCTGATCCTAGTGATCAAAGGCGCGGGGCCCTTGTCCTTTGACCGCGCA
This window of the Sulfitobacter mediterraneus genome carries:
- a CDS encoding DoxX family protein translates to MKPLISLHDAVFTRLEQANWLLPTLARFLFAAVLLVYFLNSGLTKIGDGLSGLWTPSVGAYAQIFPRVLEEAGYDTDALGLFHRLVVLAGTWAEFILPALIVVGLLTRLAALGMIGFIAVQSLTDIYGHGQDSALGAWFDRFPDAVIMDQRALWVLLLLILVIKGAGPLSFDRAFKRRVI